From a single Centropristis striata isolate RG_2023a ecotype Rhode Island chromosome 14, C.striata_1.0, whole genome shotgun sequence genomic region:
- the heyl gene encoding hairy/enhancer-of-split related with YRPW motif-like protein, producing the protein MKRPHDYSSPDSDTDEFIDVGQEDSYCPVTGSMSPGSASQILARKKRRGIIEKRRRDRINHSLSELRRLVPSAFEKQGSSKLEKAEILQMTVDHLKLLHAMGGKGYFDARALAVDYRTLGFRECVGEVVRYLSSLDGDSPDPIGARLVSHLSHCASELDPLLLQTPPASALPFPPWPWASFPQISPSSPASSSPPFPSGRRDLALLGSYPSPASLRLGPLAGCQQGVPPLLAPSALASIHRVPSLAASPALGPSRPTQPSPHSATRASPLPLPTPSSSSPSSSSSSSAASSSSAPLQVSFRPFAPLGSPTAQRRGMSGPAKPAQGWGTEIGAF; encoded by the exons ATGAAGAGACCTCACGACTACAGCTCCCCCGACTCGGACACAGACGAGTTTATTGACGTGGGACAAGAGGACAGCTACTG ccCAGTCACCGGGTCCATGTCTCCTGGCAGCGCCTCACAGATTCTGGCCcgaaagaagagaagaggg ATCATAGAGAAGAGGCGCAGAGACCGGATCAACCACAGCCTGTCAGAGCTCAGGAGGCTGGTGCCCAGTGCTTTTGAGAAACAG GGTTCGTCTAAGCTGGAGAAAGCAGAGATCCTGCAGATGACAGTGGACCACCTCAAACTCCTGCACGCCATGGGAGGAAAAG GTTACTTTGATGCGCGGGCCCTGGCGGTGGACTACAGGACTCTGGGCTTCAGGGAGTGTGTTGGGGAGGTGGTGCGGTACCTCAGCTCCCTGGACGGGGACTCCCCGGACCCCATCGGAGCCCGCCTTGTCTCCCATCTCTCCCACTGTGCCAGTGAGCTAGAccccctcctcctgcagacGCCCCCAGCCTCCGCCCTGCCCTTCCCTCCCTGGCCGTGGGCCTCCTTCCCTCAGATCTCCCCCTCCTCACCggcctcctcctcacctcccttCCCCAGTGGGAGGAGAGACCTGGCCCTGCTGGGGAGCTACCCTTCGCCCGCCTCCCTGCGCCTCGGCCCCCTGGCTGGCTGCCAGCAGGGGGTCCCGCCGCTCCTCGCGCCCTCCGCCCTGGCCTCCATCCACCGGGTGCCCTCCCTGGCGGCGTCCCCGGCCCTCGGCCCCTCCAGACCCACCCAGCCGTCCCCCCACAGCGCCACCAGGGCCTCGCCTCTTCCCCTCCCCaccccttcctcttcctctccctcctcctcctcctcctcctctgctgcttcaTCATCTTCTGCCCCGCTGCAAGTCTCATTCAGGCCCTTCGCTCCTCTGGGGTCTCCCACAGCCCAGCGCAGGGGCATGAGCGGACCGGCCAAGCCAGCCCAGGGATGGGGGACTGAGATCGGAGCTTTCTGA
- the LOC131985130 gene encoding coagulation factor XI-like → MGFQTEKMRTHLIFVVVLYLCGVSFSQGNRKECRRQLQENVNFPGSDIRNLFSPGAEHCQQLCTQHPSCLFWSGDFRQNNSHCFLKTSTSERPNRQRTVKGVTSGYSLKPCNPDPNPCLSKVYQNVDFPGADYNSLFTADYEECQRACTQDPSCQFFTFINENFTSAQYRYKCQLKFSWTVPTTPQLRLEAGLESGFSHSVQMSRHDDITECKTTLFPNTDIPGNDIQSLTAASPEHCHALCSAHPQCSYFSFTSDDFMCYLKNNSNEMEVQAKERVTSGIPARSCQLNNNWLNKRYEGVDFWGSDLDDLLAVDAEACQRTCTNFPGCQFFTYVTMKHRAIRHWHICYLKRVITMPSPPKVTKLANVVSGFSLRNCDPHTHTETASDSHV, encoded by the exons ATGGGCTTCCAAACTGAGAAGATGAGAACACATTTGATTTTTGTGGTTGTGCTCTACCTCTGTGGGGTCTCCTTTAGTCAAGGGAATCGGAAAG AATGTCGTCGGCAGCTTCAGGAGAATGTGAATTTCCCGGGATCAGACATCAGGAATCTCTTCTCTCCTGGTGCTGAGCACTGTCAGCAGCTGTGCACCCAGCACCCCTCCTGCCTCTTCTGGAGCGGTGATTTCAGACAAAA CAACTCCCACTGCTTCCTCAAGACCTCAACATCTGAAAGGCCCAATCGCCAGAGGACAGTGAAGGGTGTCACCTCTGGATATTCTCTCAAACCCTGCAACCCTGACCCAA ATCCTTGTCTGTCTAAGGTGTACCAGAACGTGGACTTCCCAGGGGCCGACTACAACAGCTTGTTCACAGCAGACTATGAGGAGTGTCAGAGAGCCTGCACACAGGACCCTTCCTGTCAGTTCTTTACTTTTATCAATGAGAACTTTACATCAGCACAATACAG ATACAAGTGCCAACTTAAATTCAGCTGGACGGTGCCAACGACTCCTCAACTAAGGCTAGAGGCTGGTTTAGAGTCCGGATTCTCCCATTCAGTACAAATGTCTCgacatgatgacatcacag AATGTAAGACCACGTTATTTCCAAATACTGATATCCCAGGAAACGACATTCAGAGTCTGACTGCTGCCTCTCCGGAGCACTGCCATGCATTGTGCTCTGCTCATCCACAGTGTTCCTACTTCTCTTTCAccag TGATGACTTCATGTGTTACCTGAAGAACAATTCCAATGAAATGGAAGTACAAGCTAAAGAAAGGGTCACATCTGGGATACCGGCACGCTCCTGTCAGCTAAATAACA ACTGGCTTAACAAGCGTTATGAGGGAGTGGATTTCTGGGGTTCTGACCTGGACGATTTGCTGGCGGTTGATGCAGAAGCGTGCCAGAGGACCTGTACTAATTTTCCCGGCTGCCAGTTCTTCACCTATGTCACTATGAAGCACCGTGCAATTCGTCACTG gCACATATGTTACCTCAAGCGTGTCATCACCATGCCTTCTCCTCCTAAAGTTACCAAACTGGCCAACGTTGTGTCAGGATTCTCCCTGAGGAACTgtgatccacacacacacacagagacagcaaGTGATTCACATgtataa